One segment of Salvia splendens isolate huo1 chromosome 20, SspV2, whole genome shotgun sequence DNA contains the following:
- the LOC121782728 gene encoding suprabasin-like codes for MCGKGIVKKVCSSITKRIVASVLSKIEKLLLAKVDEEKEKLDQVIETMEQKFLEQLKKLEAAADEIAKKVEAGVKEVGNAADNAKKEIVNGLNKGSHEIGQAVDAAKNEIVVGIKEGAHKTGEAVEATKKMIVLGLEEGAREVGHVVGQIKEGAHKVGEAVETAKREIVGGIKEGAREVGEVVGQIKKGAHEVGGFVEGAKSEIEEGIKKGAHEVVEAVEAVKDEIVEEIKEQAHKAGEVVDHIKEGAHKVEEFVEAKKHELEEGVHELANKVKRLF; via the coding sequence ATGTGCGGCAAAGGGATAGTGAAAAAGGTGTGTAGCAGCATCACCAAACGCATCGTTGCATCAGTGCTGTCGAAGATCGAAAAGCTCCTTCTAGCCAAGGTAGACGAAGAGAAGGAAAAACTCGACCAAGTGATAGAAACCATGGAGCAGAAGTTTCTAGAACAGCTGAAGAAGCTAGAAGCCGCTGCTGATGAAATTGCAAAGAAGGTAGAGGCGGGGGTCAAGGAGGTGGGAAATGCTGCAGACAACGCAAAAAAAGAGATCGTTAATGGGTTAAACAAGGGGTCACACGAGATAGGCCAAGCTGTAGACGCCGCGAAAAATGAGATTGTAGTAGGGATAAAGGAGGGTGCTCACAAGACGGGGGAAGCTGTGGAAGCCACCAAAAAAATGATTGTTTTAGGGTTAGAGGAGGGGGCGCGCGAGGTGGGCCATGTCGTGGGCCAGATAAAGGAGGGGGCTCACAAGGTGGGGGAAGCTGTGGAAACCGCGAAAAGGGAGATTGTGGGGGGGATAAAGGAGGGGGCTCGCGAGGTGGGTGAAGTTGTGGGGCAGATAAAGAAGGGGGCTCATGAGGTGGGCGGGTTCGTGGAAGGCGCGAAAAGTGAGATTGAGGAGGGGATAAAGAAGGGGGCTCATGAGGTGGTGGAAGCTGTGGAAGCAGTGAAAGATGAGATTGTGGAGGAGATTAAGGAACAGGCTCACAAGGCGGGGGAAGTTGTGGACCATATAAAAGAGGGGGCACATAAGGTGGAAGAATTTGTGGAAGCAAAGAAACATGAGCTTGAGGAAGGGGTTCACGAGCTTGCAAATAAAGTGAAGAGGTTATTCTAG
- the LOC121782729 gene encoding protein FAR1-RELATED SEQUENCE 5-like codes for MDAVPSFEVMYKPVCKDEFKPCVGKKFKTVEDAIVFYNYYARAVGFDTRKSGTKYSGDVITWQYIVCSREGQKRTVDGDASNARQGFANKRRRASKRCGCNARISFKYFSDFGVAGYVIHQFVEEHNHSMVEAQHKKFMRLNRKPDQVHRKFVEDCAKVNIGATLTSKLLNELMEGYDVGGCTIVLDVEKCARDMKANIEGSDAQMLMDVMRRKKEACGGFTFEFELDNEDKLNRLFWCDSVSRKNYHYFGDVISFDTTYSTNRYNMIFASFTGKDNHSRPVTFAAGLLCKEDVDSFSWLLSCFVRCMGASPKLITIDQDSDMKVAVERVLVNTRHRWCMWHTILKLADQVPKNLLANEDFKNELNARVWSDLIEPIEFEESWKDIMERYGLEKEEWFTTMFDSRGFWAPAFFRDCSMSSVIRTTSIFEPENSFFKRNTKPSSNLLEFIMRYDNALDAQRNLNAKLNYTDSTIVPILAAHELSIEKHASTIYTGSMFKTVQAEIMDACYNCFIVEMSPKKYKLRDDRHNTWTVIYDAEHEIYECVCKLFERSGILCSHIFYVLKNNGVKLIPEKYFGWRWLKNSLGKAVHAVSSEESQTGVDEKQKVLNMLCTAFYELVHKLEGNMNKDQILAATAKIRAFGQRILGDGSCDTSILKCVKTES; via the exons ATGGATGCCGTACCTAGCTTCGAAG TTATGTACAAACCTGTATGCAAAGATGAATTCAAGCCTTGTGTTGGTAAGAAGTTCAAGACGGTAGAGGATGCAATCGTCTTTTACAATTATTATGCTCGTGCGGTTGGTTTTGACACTCGCAAATCTGGTACAAAGTATTCCGGTGACGTGATCACATGGCAGTACATAGTGTGCAGTAGAGAAGGCCAGAAAAGGACGGTAGATGGAGATGCATCGAATGCACGACAAGGCTTTGCCAACAAGCGTAGACGCGCATCAAAGAGGTGCGGATGCAATGCTAGGATATCTTTCAAGTATTTTTCAGATTTTGGAGTTGCTGGATATGTGATTCATCAGTTTGTTGAGGAACACAACCACTCGATGGTCGAGGCTCAGCATAAGAAATTCATGAGATTGAACCGTAAACCAGATCAAGTGCATAGGAAATTTGTTGAGGATTGTGCTAAGGTCAACATTGGTGCCACACTCACATCCAAATTGTTGAACGAGTTGATGGAGGGATACGATGTTGGTGGGTGTACTATTGTATTGGATGTTGAAAAGTGTGCTCGTGACATGAAAGCAAACATTGAAGGTTCTGATGCTCAGATGCTGATGGATGTAATGCGTAGGAAGAAGGAAGCATGTGGTGGATTCACTTTTGAATTTGAGTTAGACAATGAAGACAAGTTAAATCGGCTTTTCTGGTGTGATTCAGTGTCAAgaaaaaactatcattattttgGAGATGTTATTTCATTTGACACAACATACTCTACTAACAG GTACAACATGATTTTTGCCTCGTTTACCGGAAAAGATAATCATTCTAGACCCGTTACCTTTGCAGCTGGGTTGCTATGCAAGGAGGACGTCGACTCATTTTCATGGTTATTAAGTTGTTTTGTTCGATGCATGGGTGCATCACCTAAGTTGATAACTATTGATCAAGATTCAGATATGAAAGTTGCAGTTGAACGAGTCCTTGTCAACACGAGGCATCGTTGGTGTATGTGGCATACCATATTGAAGCTAGCAGACCAAGTTCCTAAAAATCTGCTTGCGAACGAAGATTTTAAGAATGAGTTAAATGCACGCGTTTGGTCAGATCTGATAGAACCTATTGAGTTTGAAGAATCCTGGAAGGATATAATGGAACGCTATGGATTGGAAAAGGAAGAGTGGTTCACAACCATGTTTGACTCAAGAGGATTCTGGGCGCCTGCATTTTTCAGAGATTGTTCGATGAGCTCTGTGATAAGAACAACATCAATATTCGAGCCTGAAAATAGTTTCTTTAAAAGAAACACAAAGCCTAGTTCTAATCTCTTAGAGTTCATCATGAGGTATGATAATGCTTTGGATGCTCAAAGGAATCTGaatgcaaaattaaattatacgGATTCGACAATTGTTCCTATCTTGGCAGCTCATGAGCTGTCTATTGAGAAACATGCATCCACGATCTACACCGGCAGTATGTTCAAAACTGTCCAGGCAGAAATAATGGATGCATGTTATAATTGCTTCATTGTGGAGATGTCTCCTAAGAAATATAAATTGCGCGACGATCGTCATAATACATGGACTGTTATATATGATGCTGAGCATGAGATATATGAATGTGTATGCAAATTGTTCGAGAGATCCGGTATTTTATGTAGCCACATATTCTATGTGTTGAAAAACAATGGTGTGAAGTTGATTCCCGAGAAATATTTCGGATGGAGGTGGTTGAAGAACTCGTTAGGGAAAGCGGTGCACGCTGTTTCAAGCGAGGAGTCACAAACAG GTGTGGATGAGAAGCAGAAGGTTCTCAACATGTTGTGCACAGCCTTTTATGAATTAGTGCACAAGTTAGAGGGGAACATGAACAAGGACCAAATTTTAGCAGCCACTGCTAAAATTAGGGCTTTTGGTCAACGCATTTTGGGCGATGGTTCATGTGATACTTCTATTCTCAAATGTGTCAAGACTGAATCTTAG
- the LOC121781280 gene encoding uncharacterized protein At1g76070-like has protein sequence MNSPKNAKEKKPSSKSKNKILRLLPKAAQAAVSFQNPAFSPGRAKGFSGPMIPAEARGKSKNFETQEPTSPKISCMGQIKHKKKMCKKQTSLPRGFKPAVNPGPERVDKAQSSGSGLMKMFSGRRKSDASIDKPPLAERAPSLSQMRRFASSRDTFAGFDWKAAQITPDSGEDSDGEDGGAGIPFSAPMLMAGAGGFVLEPRKEINLWKRRTMAQPKPIQVNIARAL, from the coding sequence atgaatagCCCCAAAAATGCAAAGGAGAAGAAGCCATCATCCAAATCGAAGAACAAGATTTTGAGGCTTCTACCAAAGGCAGCTCAAGCAGCGGTTTCATTCCAAAACCCCGCCTTCAGCCCGGGCCGGGCCAAGGGCTTCTCAGGCCCGATGATCCCGGCCGAGGCCCGGGGAAAATCGAAGAACTTCGAAACGCAGGAACCAACTTCTCCGAAAATCTCGTGCATGGGCCAAATCAAGCACAAGAAGAAGATGTGCAAGAAGCAAACCTCTCTGCCGAGAGGGTTCAAGCCCGCGGTAAATCCCGGGCCTGAGAGAGTCGACAAAGCCCAGTCTTCCGGCTCGGGATTGATGAAGATGTTCAGCGGAAGAAGAAAGTCCGACGCCTCGATTGACAAGCCGCCGCTCGCCGAGAGGGCGCCGAGTTTGAGCCAGATGAGGAGATTCGCCAGCAGCCGCGACACGTTCGCCGGTTTTGATTGGAAGGCAGCTCAGATAACGCCGGATTCTGGTGAAGATAGCGACGGGGAAGATGGCGGCGCCGGCATACCCTTCTCGGCGCCGATGTTGATGGCTGGCGCTGGCGGCTTCGTTTTGGAGCCGAGGAAGGAAATTAATTTGTGGAAAAGGAGGACCATGGCGCAGCCCAAACCTATCCAAGTAAACATTGCTAGGGCGCTATGA
- the LOC121781081 gene encoding uncharacterized protein At1g76070-like translates to MEKASSKSKSKILRLIPKSASAAVSFQNPRVSGNSNNLKYQLYRAFSGPMISMIPAEAREESKSSEMQEPTSPKISCMGQIKHKKKICRLPPQFGPVIAAQPATLKKNPSVIKKIFNGRRKSDDSINRGKPPLPDRAPALSHLMRFASSRDAFACRDWATEAGDGGDWGSYSDGDDDVVFPMLGSGAGLVLEPRKEINLWKRRTVAQLKPLQLNVC, encoded by the coding sequence ATGGAAAAGGCATCATCTAAATCAAAAAGCAAGATACTGAGGCTTATCCCTAAATCAGCTTCAGCTGCAGTTTCATTCCAAAACCCTCGGGTTAGCGGAAATTCGAATAACCTAAAATACCAGCTATACCGGGCCTTCTCCGGCCCGATGATTTCCATGATCCCAGCTGAGGCCCGGGAGGAGTCGAAAAGCTCCGAGATGCAAGAGCCGACTTCGCCCAAAATCTCATGCATGGGACAGATCAAGCACAAGAAAAAGATCTGCAGACTTCCGCCCCAATTCGGGCCCGTTATAGCAGCCCAGCCCGCGACTCTGAAGAAGAATCCGTCGGTAATCAAGAAGATTTTCAACGGTAGAAGAAAAAGCGACGATTCAATTAATCGCGGGAAGCCGCCGCTTCCGGATAGGGCTCCGGCGCTGAGCCACTTGATGAGATTCGCCAGCAGCCGCGACGCGTTTGCGTGTCGTGATTGGGCGACGGAGGCGGGCGACGGCGGGGATTGGGGGAGCTACAGCGACGGTGATGACGACGTCGTTTTTCCAATGTTGGGGAGTGGGGCCGGATTGGTTTTGGAGCCGAGAAAGGAGATTAATTTGTGGAAAAGGAGGACGGTGGCTCAGCTTAAGCCTCTTCAGCTAAATGTTTGTTGA
- the LOC121782730 gene encoding uncharacterized protein LOC121782730, with amino-acid sequence MGETTTLETLRQFYRGIKNIFGPEYLRKPNANKCQRLIHMHGTVHHFPRMLGSIDCMRWKWTNCSVAWKGQFTSGFKGRHPTMILEVVADYCLRIWHAYFGVAGSNNDINVLQSSHLFNDECRGEGPQVRFVANGTQCNMAYYLANRICFSFLKRFGDGKGHYRR; translated from the coding sequence ATGGGTGAAACGACTACCCTAGAGACGCTGAGACAGTTTTATAGGGGCATCAAGAATATCTTCGGTCCGGAGTATTTGCGGAAGCCAAATGCCAATAAATGCCAGAGATTGATACATATGCACGGGACTGTGCATCATTTTCCaaggatgttgggcagcatcgattgcatgcgcTGGAAGTGGACGAACTGCTcggtggcttggaaggggcaGTTCACTTCTGGATTCAAAGGGAGACaccccacgatgatcctggaagTTGTTGCTGACTACTGTTTgcgaatctggcatgcgtattttggtgtCGCTGGGTCGAataacgacatcaacgttctacaGTCGTCGCATCTCTTCAATGACGAGTGTCGGGGTGAGGGTCCGCAGGTCAGATTCGTAGCCAACGGCACGCAGTGCAACATGGCATACTATTTGGCCAATAGGATATGTTTCAGCTTCTTAAAGAGGTTTGGAGATGGGAAGGGACATTATCGTAGATGA